A genome region from Ignavibacteriota bacterium includes the following:
- the pyrR gene encoding bifunctional pyr operon transcriptional regulator/uracil phosphoribosyltransferase PyrR, translating into MRRLKALIIDGDGFERTITRLAHEILEKNKGAGNIVIVGIRTRGEFIARRIARIIESVEKTTLAIGSLDITLYRDDLHGKLEQPQLKGTDILFDLNGKDVILIDDVLFSGRTIRAALGALIDIGRPRTIQLAVLVDRGHRQLPIRADYVGKNIPTAAPESIRVHVKESDGEDAVLLMHPEED; encoded by the coding sequence ATGAGACGCCTCAAAGCGCTGATCATCGACGGCGACGGGTTCGAGCGGACGATCACCCGCCTGGCACACGAGATCCTGGAAAAGAACAAGGGTGCCGGCAATATCGTCATCGTCGGCATCCGTACCCGCGGCGAATTCATCGCACGCCGCATCGCACGGATCATCGAATCGGTCGAGAAGACCACCCTCGCCATCGGGTCGTTGGACATCACCCTCTACCGGGACGACCTGCATGGCAAACTCGAGCAGCCGCAACTCAAAGGGACCGACATCCTCTTCGACCTGAACGGTAAGGATGTGATCCTCATCGACGATGTGCTCTTCTCCGGCCGCACCATCCGCGCGGCACTGGGTGCCCTGATCGACATCGGGCGGCCACGCACGATCCAACTCGCCGTCCTTGTGGACCGCGGTCACCGGCAGCTCCCGATCCGCGCCGACTACGTCGGCAAGAACATCCCGACCGCCGCCCCCGAATCGATCCGTGTCCATGTGAAGGAGAGCGACGGTGAAGATGCGGTACTCCTGATGCATCCCGAAGAAGACTGA
- a CDS encoding aspartate carbamoyltransferase catalytic subunit codes for MPLQSRHLLGLDGMRREDIQLILDTAVSFREVLDRPIKKVPPLQGKTVANMFFENSTRTRLSFELAERRLSADVLGFAASGSSVSKGETLKDTARNIEAMKVDMVVMRHAAAGATEYLSRIIEANVINAGDGSHEHPTQALLDMYTIREKLSRLQDLHVCIVGDISHSRVARSNIFGLKTMGARVSVCGPATMIPRDVEKLGVEVYHHIDDVLPSVDAVNVLRIQLERDASRLFPSLREYHNFYGITRKRLEKAGRAITILHPGPINRDVEISADVADSEHSVILQQVLNGVAIRMAVLYLLSAKN; via the coding sequence ATGCCGTTGCAGAGCAGACACCTCCTGGGTCTTGACGGGATGCGGCGCGAGGATATCCAGCTCATCCTGGATACCGCCGTCAGCTTCCGCGAGGTCCTTGACCGGCCTATCAAGAAGGTCCCCCCGTTGCAGGGCAAGACCGTCGCCAATATGTTCTTTGAGAACTCCACGCGGACGCGCCTGTCGTTCGAACTTGCCGAGCGACGGCTCTCCGCCGATGTCCTCGGTTTCGCTGCATCGGGGAGCAGCGTGAGCAAGGGAGAGACGCTGAAGGATACCGCGCGGAACATCGAAGCAATGAAGGTGGACATGGTGGTGATGCGCCACGCCGCCGCCGGTGCCACCGAATATCTTTCGCGTATCATCGAAGCCAACGTCATCAACGCCGGGGACGGTTCACACGAGCACCCCACGCAGGCGCTGCTGGATATGTACACCATCCGGGAGAAGCTCTCCCGCCTGCAGGACCTGCATGTGTGCATCGTGGGCGACATCTCCCACAGCCGCGTGGCGCGCTCGAACATCTTCGGCCTGAAGACCATGGGCGCACGGGTGTCGGTGTGCGGCCCCGCGACGATGATCCCGCGCGACGTGGAGAAACTCGGGGTTGAAGTGTATCACCATATCGACGATGTCCTCCCCTCGGTCGATGCCGTGAATGTGCTCCGCATCCAGCTGGAACGGGACGCCAGCCGTCTCTTCCCTTCGCTGCGCGAGTATCACAACTTCTACGGCATCACCCGCAAACGGCTGGAGAAGGCGGGCCGCGCGATCACGATCCTGCACCCGGGCCCCATCAACCGTGACGTGGAGATCTCGGCGGATGTGGCGGACAGCGAGCACTCGGTGATCCTGCAGCAGGTGCTCAACGGCGTCGCCATCCGCATGGCGGTGCTCTACCTGCTGTCTGCAAAGAATTGA
- a CDS encoding dihydroorotase, whose product MQLLLKNGRVVDPVTGRDEETDLLIVDGRIDRIGKGLSAPNAQAIELRGKIVAPGFLDMHVHFREPGFEYKETIASGCASAAAGGFTAVCCMPNTNPPIDDESVIRFIQSKAKEALNGLVDVYPIGAVTMGRKGEHLAPLAELATAGAVAFSDDGSPVFDSELMRRALEYSAMYAKPVIQHAEDPALSKGGVANEGFVSTQLGLPVIPRLAEELMVVRDIRLAEYTGGQYHVAHVSTAEAVAAVRAAKAKGLPVTCEVAPHHFTLTDEALRGYDTNTKMNPPLRTHEDIEAIKEGLRDGTIDAIATDHAPHSFDEKEVEFQVAPFGIVGLETAIGLAVTELLKKNVVTLTQLVEKFSVNPRRILHLPEIRIEAGAMANLTIFDPAADWVVHPQAFRSQSRNSPFGGFKLTGRPVGVLNNGQASWVTPS is encoded by the coding sequence ATGCAACTCCTATTGAAGAACGGCCGTGTGGTGGACCCGGTGACCGGCCGCGATGAAGAAACCGATCTGCTGATCGTGGACGGCCGCATCGACAGGATCGGCAAGGGGCTTTCCGCACCGAACGCGCAGGCGATCGAACTGCGCGGGAAGATCGTGGCGCCCGGATTCCTGGACATGCATGTGCACTTCCGGGAACCGGGATTCGAGTACAAAGAGACCATCGCCAGCGGCTGTGCGTCCGCGGCCGCGGGCGGCTTCACCGCTGTCTGCTGCATGCCCAACACGAATCCTCCGATCGACGATGAATCCGTGATCCGGTTCATCCAGAGCAAGGCGAAGGAAGCGCTGAATGGCCTGGTGGATGTGTATCCGATCGGCGCCGTGACCATGGGGCGGAAGGGGGAGCACCTGGCACCCCTGGCGGAACTGGCGACCGCCGGTGCGGTGGCCTTCTCGGACGACGGGTCACCGGTGTTCGACAGCGAGCTGATGCGCCGGGCGCTGGAATACAGCGCGATGTATGCGAAGCCGGTGATCCAGCACGCGGAAGACCCTGCCCTGAGCAAGGGCGGCGTGGCCAATGAGGGGTTCGTGTCCACCCAGCTCGGGTTGCCGGTGATACCGCGCCTCGCCGAGGAACTGATGGTCGTGCGCGATATCCGTCTGGCCGAATACACAGGCGGGCAGTATCACGTCGCGCACGTCAGCACCGCAGAGGCGGTGGCAGCGGTACGCGCTGCCAAGGCGAAGGGCCTGCCGGTGACCTGTGAGGTTGCGCCCCACCATTTCACCCTGACGGATGAGGCGCTGCGGGGGTATGACACCAATACCAAGATGAACCCGCCGTTGCGTACGCACGAGGATATCGAGGCGATCAAGGAAGGGCTGCGCGATGGGACGATCGATGCGATCGCCACCGACCATGCCCCACATTCCTTCGATGAAAAGGAAGTCGAGTTTCAGGTCGCGCCCTTTGGCATCGTCGGACTCGAAACCGCGATCGGGCTCGCTGTCACGGAATTGCTGAAGAAGAACGTCGTGACGTTGACCCAGCTCGTAGAGAAGTTCTCCGTGAATCCGCGGCGCATCCTCCATCTCCCCGAGATCCGCATCGAGGCGGGGGCCATGGCGAACCTCACCATCTTCGACCCGGCGGCCGATTGGGTCGTTCACCCGCAGGCGTTCCGGTCACAATCCCGCAACAGCCCGTTCGGTGGTTTCAAGCTCACCGGCCGGCCGGTTGGCGTCCTGAATAACGGTCAGGCGAGCTGGGTGACACCGTCCTGA
- a CDS encoding DUF4783 domain-containing protein yields the protein MFSIMLYILLLDVWSPGVPPAGQAEGAGALPQGTPSQLRRSLLPSRGKESVAAGSREVFSAVEQGLAAGNVEPVAAYLDSRVYMQLRGSEGGYHSSTQAYYILSAFLKARKPSSVAFTTYGETDGAPYATGAASFITRGMREDLQIYVALHLSGDRWVITHLNMY from the coding sequence GTGTTCTCGATCATGCTGTACATACTGCTGTTGGATGTGTGGAGTCCCGGAGTCCCTCCGGCCGGACAGGCCGAGGGCGCCGGGGCTCTGCCGCAAGGAACACCCTCCCAATTGCGTAGATCCCTCCTGCCATCCCGTGGCAAGGAGTCCGTGGCAGCCGGTTCGCGCGAGGTCTTTTCCGCCGTGGAGCAGGGGTTGGCCGCAGGCAATGTTGAGCCGGTGGCAGCGTACCTGGACTCCCGCGTCTACATGCAGCTCCGTGGTTCGGAAGGCGGCTATCATTCTTCCACCCAGGCCTACTACATCCTGTCGGCGTTTCTCAAAGCACGCAAGCCATCCTCGGTCGCCTTCACGACCTACGGCGAGACCGATGGGGCCCCGTACGCGACAGGTGCTGCATCATTCATCACGCGCGGAATGCGTGAGGACCTTCAGATCTATGTCGCGCTGCACCTGTCGGGCGACCGCTGGGTGATCACTCACCTGAACATGTACTAG
- a CDS encoding HAMP domain-containing protein has protein sequence MLAGSVPGVSSPLSTRRRREVAFVALFALLSLGAWAFRTYEGSSSPARWAELAETRSQEHLHAAAHAFTDLQRTSRELADEVGAVPAVIMYLNGETTDRRPLFDAVRRIAASSGTGVEVYDSQGELAGWSGQSGDEGRREIGLALAGRTCSFVSRNAVSSQLFVAVPVRHDARIIGVIVIRQTIEVASPLRNRFLGREGLAERVSDAIGVPVEFVFPPDTISAPDTLWRAMALVGIDSVRVGDVRVAATSGPGLGDQWYALFTDLIYALAAIALVGMAVLLVRWLMERASPVPRTVGIMAVLWSVRFTLLSLDIPGRLLGTALFDPIVYASMFGGGLARSPGDMLFTVVTLLLTFVLGIPSVSRAYYRDAVARRPFVVRLFASVLSAALIFLLVRGFAAAVRSMMYDSTLTIGDPALLLPPPVMGVLLLNGILLAAMLSGVAIEIVHALVRWVRWTGTALLGAAGIALYALQDEPLMSVPMLAGWLLVVVIVLRMSNEGGGRWWSLAGPSRFLAFLVCSVMLLLPVLDLHVRERDRSKIETFAAEVIRPVDGWLKFIVEDGLQHLTSVVGTSASSADDPALALRAWAQSAACREGYSSIFEVLDPDGNTVSRFAIGGQTGVAEQVGGSVPLDTVGVLRVKSIGDGVSAVRVYAGSVPVGAGSERFPVHVRVTVAAGEEQLFRGANPAVLRGLSRETLESFYRPITITEYRDGLFLRSTNKAFPFTHVLPQDLRETLPVLTPPMTWRSEAIGGTHYETFYAVRGDEGRSVVGLSMEEQPLIMRLVGLVKVVFVYVLLLACWGGVLMFRKLLAGQAVQLTFRDRLLGMMFLVTLLPLGVLLVYSQLDVRDRMIENTALRLEDQTSGIAQDIAGIGEHADASSELEIRPDRVELIASNTGTDFNMYVGNELRISSRPELYTSGLLDPRISGSAYAEVVLGGKWFWVETEHIGQFRYVVGYRPVIDAAGGVIGVVSVPTVFRQDEMDRGLVARHAVLFGVYAVVLLAMLIITPVLAHRFASPVLRLTSLAREVGKGDLDISGRLPRADGEIGELVHAFDSMTREIARSRDSLVKVERELAWKEMARQVAHEIRNPLTPMKLSIQHLRRTYLDGAPDFPEIMERVTRTTISQIDALGRIAAEFASFARMPRRIVAACDPGEIVREAVALFRQDTAVQFEVQVDAPLPPIQADREELRRACINIIRNGVQAMGGTGTMEVRVSAAPGLVQVSFTDHGQGIPDDVKPKLFQPKFSTKTDGMGLGLAIVKKTIDDLGGTITIESAIGKGTTVVMEIPAGEVPV, from the coding sequence ATGCTCGCTGGCAGTGTTCCCGGGGTGTCATCGCCGCTTTCCACCCGCCGCAGGCGTGAGGTCGCGTTCGTTGCTCTTTTCGCACTCCTGTCCCTCGGTGCCTGGGCCTTCCGGACGTATGAGGGCTCCTCTTCGCCTGCGCGCTGGGCCGAACTGGCGGAGACGCGGTCGCAAGAGCATTTGCACGCTGCCGCGCACGCGTTCACCGATCTCCAGCGTACATCCCGCGAACTGGCCGACGAGGTAGGAGCGGTCCCGGCGGTCATCATGTACCTGAACGGCGAGACCACGGACCGGCGTCCACTCTTCGACGCCGTCAGGAGGATCGCGGCCTCGTCCGGCACCGGGGTCGAGGTGTACGATTCACAAGGCGAACTCGCCGGGTGGAGCGGACAGAGCGGTGATGAAGGGCGGCGGGAGATCGGACTCGCGCTTGCCGGCCGGACGTGCTCCTTCGTTTCCCGCAATGCGGTCTCATCCCAGCTCTTTGTCGCGGTGCCCGTGCGGCATGATGCACGCATCATCGGCGTCATCGTCATCCGCCAGACGATCGAGGTCGCCTCGCCGCTCCGCAACCGGTTCCTCGGCCGGGAAGGGCTGGCTGAACGGGTCTCGGATGCCATCGGCGTCCCTGTGGAATTCGTGTTTCCGCCCGATACGATCAGTGCGCCGGACACTCTGTGGCGGGCTATGGCTCTCGTTGGCATCGACAGTGTTCGTGTTGGTGACGTGCGCGTTGCCGCGACATCGGGGCCGGGGCTCGGCGATCAGTGGTATGCCCTCTTCACGGATCTCATCTACGCCCTGGCCGCGATCGCCCTCGTCGGCATGGCCGTCCTTCTCGTGCGGTGGCTGATGGAGCGCGCATCGCCTGTACCCCGAACGGTGGGGATCATGGCGGTCCTCTGGTCCGTGCGCTTCACCCTGCTGTCTCTCGATATACCCGGTCGCCTGCTCGGGACCGCGTTGTTCGATCCGATCGTGTACGCCTCCATGTTCGGCGGAGGGCTCGCACGATCCCCGGGAGATATGCTGTTCACGGTGGTAACGCTCCTGCTCACCTTCGTTCTCGGGATCCCCTCGGTCTCGCGTGCATACTACAGAGATGCTGTGGCGCGGAGGCCGTTCGTGGTCCGGCTCTTCGCCTCGGTGTTGTCTGCAGCGCTCATCTTCCTGCTTGTACGCGGGTTCGCCGCAGCGGTGCGCAGCATGATGTACGACTCTACGTTGACCATCGGGGACCCGGCGCTTCTCCTGCCTCCACCGGTCATGGGGGTGCTGCTGCTCAATGGCATCCTGCTTGCGGCGATGCTGAGCGGGGTAGCGATCGAGATCGTGCATGCCCTTGTCCGCTGGGTCCGCTGGACGGGAACGGCCCTTCTGGGTGCGGCAGGGATCGCGTTGTACGCGCTGCAGGATGAACCGCTCATGTCCGTGCCCATGCTCGCCGGGTGGCTCCTGGTCGTCGTGATTGTTCTGCGCATGAGCAACGAGGGTGGTGGCCGGTGGTGGTCCCTCGCCGGTCCGAGTCGCTTCCTCGCATTCCTTGTGTGCTCGGTGATGCTGCTCCTGCCGGTCCTCGATCTGCATGTCCGCGAACGCGACCGCAGCAAGATCGAGACATTCGCTGCGGAGGTCATCCGGCCCGTGGACGGCTGGTTGAAGTTCATCGTTGAAGACGGGCTGCAGCACCTGACATCGGTGGTCGGCACGTCGGCAAGCAGTGCAGACGATCCGGCGCTGGCCCTGCGTGCCTGGGCGCAGAGCGCTGCGTGCCGCGAAGGGTACTCTTCGATCTTCGAAGTGCTCGATCCCGATGGGAATACCGTAAGCAGGTTCGCGATCGGTGGGCAGACCGGGGTCGCAGAACAGGTTGGAGGGTCGGTGCCGCTCGATACAGTGGGTGTGCTCCGGGTCAAGAGTATCGGCGATGGGGTGAGCGCTGTGCGCGTGTACGCCGGATCCGTTCCTGTCGGCGCAGGGTCGGAACGTTTTCCGGTGCATGTTCGCGTGACCGTGGCCGCCGGGGAAGAGCAGCTCTTCCGCGGTGCCAACCCTGCGGTGCTTCGCGGCCTCTCCCGCGAGACCCTGGAGTCGTTCTATCGACCGATCACCATCACGGAATACCGTGACGGGCTCTTCCTCCGGTCCACCAACAAGGCATTCCCTTTCACCCATGTCTTGCCGCAGGACCTCCGCGAGACGTTACCCGTGCTGACTCCGCCCATGACATGGCGGAGCGAAGCGATCGGCGGGACCCACTATGAGACCTTCTACGCGGTCCGCGGTGACGAAGGCCGGAGCGTTGTCGGACTCAGTATGGAAGAGCAACCGCTCATCATGCGTCTGGTTGGACTCGTGAAGGTCGTGTTCGTTTACGTCCTTCTCCTGGCGTGCTGGGGCGGGGTGCTCATGTTCCGGAAACTGCTTGCCGGACAAGCGGTGCAGCTCACATTCAGGGACCGGCTTCTCGGGATGATGTTCCTTGTGACCCTCCTGCCGCTCGGCGTGCTCCTTGTGTACAGTCAACTGGATGTGCGCGATCGGATGATAGAGAACACCGCATTGCGGCTGGAAGATCAGACCTCCGGCATCGCGCAGGATATTGCCGGGATCGGGGAGCACGCGGATGCCTCTTCTGAATTGGAGATACGGCCCGACCGTGTCGAACTGATCGCGTCGAACACGGGCACGGACTTCAATATGTACGTGGGGAATGAACTCCGGATCAGCAGCCGCCCCGAACTCTACACGTCAGGGCTTCTCGATCCACGGATCAGCGGGAGCGCGTATGCGGAAGTCGTGCTCGGGGGCAAGTGGTTCTGGGTGGAAACGGAACACATCGGGCAGTTCCGGTATGTGGTGGGCTACCGTCCGGTGATCGACGCTGCGGGTGGCGTCATCGGTGTTGTGTCGGTGCCGACCGTGTTCAGGCAGGATGAGATGGACCGTGGCCTCGTGGCACGGCATGCCGTGTTGTTCGGCGTGTACGCCGTGGTGCTCCTCGCCATGCTCATCATCACACCGGTCCTTGCACACCGGTTCGCATCGCCGGTTCTCCGACTCACATCCCTTGCCCGGGAGGTGGGGAAGGGGGATCTGGATATCAGCGGCCGCCTCCCCCGTGCGGATGGCGAGATCGGGGAGTTGGTGCATGCCTTCGATAGCATGACCCGCGAGATCGCGCGGAGCCGGGATTCGCTGGTGAAGGTGGAGCGGGAACTGGCGTGGAAGGAGATGGCCCGGCAGGTCGCCCACGAGATCCGCAACCCGCTCACGCCGATGAAGCTGTCGATCCAGCACCTGCGAAGGACGTATCTGGATGGCGCCCCGGATTTCCCCGAGATCATGGAGCGGGTCACACGCACGACGATCTCTCAGATCGATGCGCTCGGACGGATCGCGGCCGAGTTCGCGTCGTTCGCACGCATGCCCCGGCGGATCGTGGCCGCATGCGATCCGGGCGAGATCGTCCGCGAGGCCGTGGCCCTCTTCCGGCAGGATACTGCGGTGCAGTTCGAGGTGCAGGTGGATGCCCCTCTGCCTCCGATCCAGGCCGACCGCGAGGAATTGCGGCGTGCGTGCATCAATATCATCCGGAACGGTGTCCAGGCGATGGGGGGCACCGGCACGATGGAGGTGCGTGTGAGTGCTGCGCCCGGACTCGTGCAGGTCTCGTTCACCGATCACGGGCAGGGGATACCGGATGATGTGAAACCGAAGCTGTTCCAGCCAAAATTCTCGACGAAGACCGACGGGATGGGTTTGGGCCTTGCGATAGTGAAAAAGACGATCGATGACCTCGGGGGGACCATCACCATCGAGAGCGCGATCGGGAAAGGAACGACCGTGGTGATGGAGATACCTGCAGGGGAGGTGCCCGTATGA
- the pgeF gene encoding peptidoglycan editing factor PgeF, with the protein MILRPALAADDDRLVCALSTRIGGVSGGSFGMNLSFSVGDDPAAVEENRRRFFGAAGVPLDRVVFQRQVHGDTVRHVQAPGVMDATDGICTATADLYLCVTIADCVPVFLYDPEAQAVAVVHAGWRGTVAGIVSSGVAAMVRELGAQPARIRAYIGPSAGVCCYTVGEEVFSRLPASCVIEAGDGRKADLKNANRELLMGCGVRDEAIIVDRACTICGSDLYHSHRREGAASGRMMGVIGLRRVG; encoded by the coding sequence ATGATCCTGCGCCCGGCGCTCGCCGCCGACGATGATCGATTGGTGTGTGCGTTGAGCACAAGGATCGGCGGTGTGAGCGGAGGGTCCTTCGGGATGAACCTGTCATTCTCCGTCGGGGATGATCCCGCCGCCGTCGAGGAGAACCGACGGCGGTTCTTCGGGGCAGCGGGCGTGCCCCTGGACCGGGTTGTCTTTCAGCGGCAGGTGCACGGCGACACGGTGCGCCACGTACAGGCTCCGGGGGTCATGGATGCGACCGATGGGATCTGCACGGCGACCGCGGACCTGTATCTGTGTGTCACCATTGCCGACTGCGTTCCGGTCTTTCTGTACGATCCGGAAGCTCAAGCGGTTGCCGTGGTTCATGCCGGCTGGCGGGGCACGGTTGCCGGTATCGTGTCCTCGGGAGTGGCGGCGATGGTGCGGGAGTTGGGAGCACAGCCGGCCAGGATCAGGGCCTATATCGGTCCATCCGCAGGGGTCTGCTGCTATACCGTCGGCGAAGAGGTCTTCTCCCGTTTGCCTGCTTCCTGTGTTATCGAGGCCGGAGACGGCCGGAAGGCGGACCTCAAGAATGCCAACCGGGAATTGTTGATGGGATGCGGTGTACGCGATGAGGCGATCATCGTGGATAGGGCGTGTACCATTTGCGGATCGGACCTGTATCATTCCCACCGGCGGGAGGGTGCAGCATCGGGCAGGATGATGGGGGTAATCGGCCTCCGGCGCGTTGGTTGA
- the glmS gene encoding glutamine--fructose-6-phosphate transaminase (isomerizing): MCGIVGYIGTRNCVPVILEGLRRLEYRGYDSAGIALVRDKEFFIQKKVGKVSNLAAALGEEEGTLFATLGMGHTRWATHGEPSDTNAHPHWDQKKQITLVHNGIVENYQAIKTKLLRDGHTFLGATDTEVLAHLVGVMYEECRDLPTAVRLALSEVDGTYGLVVIAKNDPGRIVAARKGSPLLIGVGDGENFIASDASAIVEHTRKVVYLDDGEVADITTSGVRTMTIDDVTVQKTIHQVTLELSQIERGGYDHFMLKEIHEQPATILNAMRGRLLVEEGDVKLGGLQNIIGKLLSARRLILTACGTSWHAALVGEYMFEQIARIPTEVEYASEFRYRDPIVNIDDVVFLISQSGETADTLSALRDAKTKGATVLGIVNVVGSSIARESDGGVYAHAGPEIGVASTKAFTSQLTVLALITILLARVRGMSRERGQILARELATLPDKVETILKETEKIKKIAEEFKDAKNFLYLGRGANFPVALEGALKLKEISYIHAEGYPAAEMKHGPIALIDENMPVVFIVPKDGIYDKVVSNIQEVRARRGRIIAVANEDDTDIEELAEFVIRVPRTYGFFGPILNIIPLQLLAYYIAVARGTNVDQPRNLAKSVTVE, encoded by the coding sequence ATGTGCGGTATTGTCGGCTATATTGGCACCCGGAATTGCGTTCCGGTCATCCTTGAAGGCCTCCGCCGCCTCGAGTACCGGGGGTATGATTCCGCCGGCATCGCGCTGGTCCGGGACAAGGAATTCTTCATCCAGAAGAAGGTCGGGAAGGTCTCCAATCTGGCCGCCGCGTTGGGCGAAGAGGAGGGGACGCTCTTTGCAACCCTCGGGATGGGGCATACCCGGTGGGCGACCCACGGTGAACCCAGTGATACCAATGCCCACCCGCACTGGGACCAGAAGAAGCAGATCACGCTGGTCCATAACGGGATCGTCGAGAATTATCAGGCGATCAAGACCAAGTTGCTGCGCGACGGGCACACGTTCCTTGGCGCGACGGACACCGAAGTGCTGGCACACCTGGTCGGTGTGATGTACGAGGAGTGCCGCGACCTTCCAACGGCCGTTCGCCTTGCGCTGTCGGAAGTGGATGGTACCTATGGCCTCGTGGTGATCGCGAAGAATGACCCCGGCCGCATCGTTGCGGCACGCAAGGGGAGTCCGCTCCTGATCGGGGTGGGCGACGGCGAGAATTTCATTGCCTCCGATGCTTCAGCGATCGTCGAGCATACGCGCAAGGTCGTGTATCTGGATGACGGGGAGGTGGCGGACATCACCACCTCGGGCGTCAGGACCATGACGATCGACGATGTGACGGTGCAGAAGACGATCCACCAGGTGACGCTCGAACTGTCGCAGATCGAACGTGGCGGGTACGATCACTTCATGCTCAAAGAGATCCACGAGCAGCCGGCGACGATCCTCAACGCCATGCGCGGGCGTTTGCTTGTGGAAGAGGGGGACGTCAAGCTGGGCGGCCTCCAGAACATCATCGGCAAGCTGCTGAGCGCCCGCCGGTTGATCCTGACCGCGTGCGGAACCTCGTGGCACGCTGCGTTGGTGGGCGAGTACATGTTCGAGCAGATCGCCCGTATCCCCACGGAAGTCGAATATGCTTCGGAGTTCCGGTACCGGGACCCGATCGTGAACATTGACGACGTGGTGTTCCTGATCAGTCAGAGCGGTGAGACCGCGGATACGCTCTCGGCACTCCGTGATGCGAAGACCAAGGGTGCCACGGTGCTCGGTATCGTGAACGTCGTCGGCAGCAGCATCGCCCGCGAATCGGACGGAGGCGTGTACGCGCATGCCGGGCCCGAGATCGGCGTTGCCTCGACCAAGGCCTTCACGTCGCAGTTGACGGTACTGGCCCTGATCACCATCCTTCTCGCGCGCGTGCGGGGGATGTCGCGTGAGCGCGGGCAGATCCTCGCGCGGGAACTCGCCACGTTGCCGGACAAGGTCGAGACCATCCTGAAAGAGACGGAGAAGATCAAGAAGATCGCCGAGGAGTTCAAGGACGCGAAGAACTTCCTCTACCTCGGCCGCGGGGCGAACTTCCCTGTCGCCCTGGAGGGTGCGCTGAAGCTGAAGGAGATCTCGTACATCCATGCCGAGGGGTATCCGGCCGCGGAGATGAAGCACGGGCCGATCGCGCTGATCGACGAGAATATGCCCGTCGTGTTCATCGTGCCCAAGGATGGGATCTATGATAAGGTGGTGAGCAACATTCAGGAGGTCCGCGCCCGGCGCGGCCGCATCATCGCGGTCGCCAATGAGGACGATACGGATATCGAGGAGCTCGCGGAATTCGTGATCCGGGTGCCACGCACCTACGGATTCTTCGGCCCGATCCTGAACATCATCCCGCTGCAGTTGCTGGCGTACTATATCGCTGTCGCGCGCGGGACCAACGTGGACCAGCCGCGCAATCTGGCAAAGAGTGTCACAGTAGAATAG
- a CDS encoding SDR family oxidoreductase, whose translation MKQETHFKPNEWALVLGASSGFGGAAAVEFARNGMNVFGVHLDRQATMPAVQAVIKEIKHYGREAVFFNMNAADAIKRNETLDEIQERFAANSGNTIKVLLHSLAFGTLKPFIGKKVEDTISQAQMEMTVDVMANSLVYWVQGLVMRNLMKKGGRVFALTSSGGHSVLPSYGAVSAAKAALESHIRQLSMELGPLGITANAMMAGVTDTPALRKIPGAVKMLEVAQAKNPGGRLTTPEDVAQAMVLLCQMGGAWVSGNVIGVDGGEDIVSYVGQKNH comes from the coding sequence ATGAAGCAGGAAACGCATTTCAAGCCGAATGAATGGGCGCTGGTGCTCGGCGCATCGAGCGGGTTCGGCGGGGCGGCGGCGGTGGAGTTCGCACGCAACGGCATGAACGTGTTCGGTGTCCACCTGGACCGTCAGGCGACGATGCCGGCGGTGCAGGCGGTGATCAAGGAGATCAAGCACTACGGCCGCGAAGCGGTGTTCTTCAATATGAATGCGGCTGATGCGATCAAACGGAATGAGACGCTGGACGAGATCCAGGAGCGGTTCGCCGCCAATTCGGGGAACACGATCAAGGTTCTCCTTCACTCTCTGGCGTTCGGCACCTTGAAACCGTTCATCGGCAAGAAGGTGGAAGATACTATCTCCCAGGCCCAGATGGAAATGACCGTGGACGTCATGGCGAACAGCCTGGTCTACTGGGTGCAGGGACTCGTCATGCGCAACCTCATGAAGAAGGGTGGACGTGTCTTCGCCCTGACCAGCTCCGGCGGGCATAGTGTGCTCCCGAGCTATGGTGCGGTGTCGGCGGCAAAGGCAGCCCTTGAATCCCACATCCGCCAGCTCTCCATGGAGCTCGGCCCCCTCGGTATCACCGCGAATGCGATGATGGCCGGCGTGACGGATACCCCGGCCCTCCGGAAGATCCCCGGTGCCGTGAAGATGCTGGAAGTGGCGCAGGCGAAGAACCCCGGCGGGCGCCTCACGACCCCCGAGGATGTCGCTCAGGCGATGGTCCTGTTGTGCCAGATGGGCGGCGCCTGGGTCTCCGGCAACGTCATCGGCGTGGACGGCGGGGAGGATATCGTCAGCTACGTCGGACAAAAGAACCACTGA